One window of candidate division KSB1 bacterium genomic DNA carries:
- a CDS encoding helix-turn-helix domain-containing protein: MVILNIQQAAKFLGKTPAALRNGYKRWGVPHFRLGGQIKFTQEALQEWVGKNMIEEISMSEPKEKATIDNRRGKRPATAKASSRA, encoded by the coding sequence ATGGTGATTCTCAACATTCAGCAGGCGGCCAAGTTCCTTGGCAAGACTCCCGCTGCTTTGCGAAACGGCTACAAGCGCTGGGGGGTTCCACACTTCCGGCTGGGTGGACAGATAAAGTTTACGCAGGAAGCGCTTCAAGAATGGGTCGGCAAGAATATGATCGAAGAGATCTCGATGTCCGAACCCAAGGAGAAGGCGACGATCGATAATCGTCGGGGCAAGCGCCCGGCAACTGCGAAAGCTTCTTCCCGCGCATAA
- a CDS encoding glycosyltransferase, which yields MKIGYYYPVPFPSLDADIVHIVQMCRAFALLGHDVTLFVPRNERYADQQAAVQEAGEWFGQPLLFDVVFLPRRTVLGRLRMLGSLPGARRAIRQAVLDLIYTRAPWAMLLLPLQAVPFVFEAHELELHRESRLLTWVMQRLMVAGSRRRHCKKFVVISAALGREWRKLGVPAHKIHVAHDAVDLSLFVNTLSKRDARQSLNLAPRGPLIVYTGSLYANRGIELILTAAQRMPEAEFVLVGGVGGDVENYRAQAARLSCSNVRFTGQVPHHDVPRWLAAADIELMMWTWRVRTIAICSPMKLFEYMAAERLIVGPAFPTITEVMQDGVHGILFEPDHPEALVAALRKAIPLIDKSPMPAAARRHVAEHYTWQERCRRILAALAP from the coding sequence ATGAAAATCGGGTATTATTATCCCGTGCCGTTTCCGTCGCTCGACGCGGACATCGTTCACATTGTGCAGATGTGCCGCGCCTTCGCGCTGCTCGGTCATGACGTGACCCTGTTTGTTCCGCGCAACGAGCGGTATGCCGATCAGCAAGCTGCTGTGCAAGAAGCGGGCGAATGGTTCGGGCAGCCGCTGCTGTTTGATGTGGTATTCCTGCCACGGCGCACCGTCCTCGGCCGGTTGCGGATGCTCGGCTCGCTGCCGGGTGCCCGGCGGGCAATTCGGCAAGCGGTGTTGGATCTGATCTACACGCGCGCGCCGTGGGCCATGCTGCTGCTGCCGTTGCAAGCCGTGCCGTTCGTCTTCGAAGCCCACGAGCTGGAGCTGCATCGCGAATCACGACTTTTGACCTGGGTCATGCAGCGGCTGATGGTGGCCGGTTCCCGGCGGCGTCACTGCAAAAAGTTCGTCGTGATCTCGGCCGCGCTGGGTCGCGAGTGGCGCAAGCTCGGTGTGCCCGCGCACAAGATTCATGTCGCCCACGATGCCGTCGATCTGTCCTTGTTCGTCAACACGCTGAGCAAGCGCGACGCGCGCCAGTCGTTGAACCTCGCCCCGCGCGGACCGTTGATCGTCTATACCGGTTCGCTCTACGCCAATCGCGGAATTGAGCTGATCCTGACCGCCGCGCAGCGGATGCCGGAAGCGGAGTTCGTGCTCGTCGGCGGAGTCGGCGGCGACGTGGAGAACTACCGGGCGCAGGCCGCCCGGTTGTCCTGCTCAAACGTGAGGTTCACGGGTCAGGTGCCGCATCACGACGTCCCGCGCTGGCTCGCCGCGGCGGATATCGAGCTCATGATGTGGACCTGGCGGGTGCGCACGATTGCGATCTGCTCGCCGATGAAGCTGTTCGAGTATATGGCGGCGGAACGGCTGATCGTCGGCCCCGCGTTTCCCACGATCACCGAAGTGATGCAGGATGGTGTGCACGGCATCTTGTTCGAGCCGGATCATCCGGAGGCGTTGGTCGCGGCCCTGCGCAAGGCGATTCCGCTGATCGACAAGTCCCCCATGCCCGCCGCCGCCCGCCGGCATGTGGCCGAGCACTACACCTGGCAGGAGCGCTGCCGGCGAATACTCGCCGCCCTCGCGCCATGA
- a CDS encoding cupin domain-containing protein, with amino-acid sequence MLIHRLTDCTEFVAGDGTRLRELLHPAKHLISARYSIAHASLAQGQSSHLHQLSTSEVYYILSGVGRMQIDDETRSVFPGDLIYIAPQAKQRITSLGSDALEFLCIVDPAWRAEDEVILEAT; translated from the coding sequence ATGCTCATCCACCGACTTACTGATTGTACAGAGTTTGTCGCCGGGGACGGCACCCGGCTCCGGGAGCTGCTCCACCCTGCCAAGCACCTCATCTCGGCACGTTACAGCATCGCTCACGCAAGTCTTGCACAGGGGCAGTCCTCTCATCTGCATCAGCTCTCCACCTCAGAAGTGTACTACATTCTGAGCGGCGTCGGGCGGATGCAGATCGATGATGAAACCCGCAGCGTATTTCCCGGAGACCTGATCTATATTGCACCACAGGCGAAACAGCGAATAACTTCACTGGGATCTGATGCTCTTGAATTCTTGTGCATCGTTGATCCCGCCTGGCGCGCCGAGGATGAGGTGATTCTCGAAGCCACATAA
- a CDS encoding methylated-DNA--[protein]-cysteine S-methyltransferase: protein MRWTTLATPIGDLYLAANDNALIQVEFAGVAHGRSGTRGDSAILTLARRQLTEYFAGKRTEFDLPLEMTGTDLQLKVWRALERIPFGKTRTYGQLAVALTKKTQTARAVGVCCGRNPLPVIIPCHRVLGTNGALTGFGGGIWRKEWLLKHEGVLDPELML, encoded by the coding sequence ATGCGCTGGACCACCCTCGCCACCCCGATCGGCGACCTCTATCTCGCTGCGAATGACAACGCTCTGATCCAGGTCGAGTTTGCAGGCGTGGCGCACGGCAGGAGCGGAACTCGTGGCGACAGCGCTATCCTGACATTAGCGAGGCGTCAACTGACCGAGTATTTCGCGGGCAAGCGGACCGAATTCGACCTGCCGCTGGAGATGACCGGAACCGATCTGCAGCTCAAGGTCTGGCGTGCGCTCGAACGCATTCCCTTCGGCAAGACCAGAACCTATGGCCAACTGGCCGTCGCGCTCACAAAAAAAACCCAGACCGCGCGGGCCGTGGGGGTGTGCTGCGGACGCAACCCGCTGCCGGTCATTATTCCCTGTCATCGCGTGCTGGGGACCAACGGCGCGCTGACCGGCTTCGGCGGCGGAATCTGGCGGAAAGAATGGCTGCTCAAGCACGAAGGGGTCTTGGACCCGGAGCTGATGCTATGA
- a CDS encoding aldehyde dehydrogenase family protein: MSEHFPQRIPGATSTAAPLEVRAPYDNELIATCDTADARAAEHALATADALFRDRSRWLPLSERLAILERAIDLLRPQAELLAVEAAREGGKPLADSRVEVTRALDSLRICVDTIRTSGGREIPMNLNAASTGRFAVTRLEPIGVVTAVSAFNHPLNLIAHQVGPALAAGCPVLIKPDPRTPLSCLRLVNIFRDAGLPAAWCQPVITADNTVAQSIVADPRVAFFSFIGSARVGWMLRSRLAPGTRCALEHGGVAPVILAADADVRAAVAPIAKGGFYHAGQVCVSVQRVFVHESVFGEFTSQLVHAAQQQKIGDPTLPETEVGPLIQERELVRVHDWVHAAVRGGARLLCGGKPVNASCYECTVLANPGPDAQISTAEIFGPVICVYAYQDLDDAIARANSLPFAFQAAVFTRSIDTALRCHARLNASAVMVNDHTAFRTDWMPFAGLRESGLGIGGIPYSIRDMQIEKLLVIKSAETRA, translated from the coding sequence ATGTCCGAGCACTTTCCACAACGGATCCCCGGCGCGACGTCCACCGCCGCACCGCTCGAAGTCCGCGCTCCGTACGACAACGAGTTGATTGCCACGTGTGACACCGCCGACGCACGCGCTGCCGAGCACGCATTGGCCACGGCGGACGCCCTCTTTCGCGACCGTTCCCGCTGGCTGCCGCTGTCCGAGCGGCTGGCGATTCTCGAACGAGCGATCGACTTGCTGAGACCGCAGGCGGAGTTGCTCGCTGTCGAAGCCGCGCGCGAAGGCGGCAAGCCCTTAGCCGACTCCCGGGTGGAAGTGACGCGCGCGCTGGACAGTCTGCGCATCTGCGTGGACACGATCCGCACCTCAGGCGGGCGCGAGATTCCCATGAATCTGAATGCCGCTTCGACCGGTCGCTTTGCGGTCACCCGGCTGGAACCCATCGGGGTCGTCACGGCGGTGAGCGCTTTCAATCATCCTCTGAATCTGATCGCACATCAGGTCGGACCCGCGCTTGCCGCGGGCTGCCCGGTGCTCATCAAGCCCGATCCGCGCACGCCGCTTTCCTGCCTGCGGCTCGTCAACATCTTCCGCGACGCCGGATTGCCCGCCGCATGGTGTCAGCCCGTGATTACTGCCGACAATACCGTGGCGCAGAGCATTGTCGCGGATCCGCGTGTGGCGTTCTTCTCCTTCATCGGCAGCGCGCGCGTGGGCTGGATGCTGCGCTCCAGGCTCGCGCCGGGCACGCGCTGCGCGCTCGAACACGGCGGTGTCGCCCCGGTGATTCTCGCGGCCGATGCGGACGTCCGCGCCGCCGTCGCGCCGATTGCCAAGGGCGGCTTCTATCATGCCGGGCAAGTCTGCGTTTCCGTGCAGCGTGTGTTCGTGCATGAAAGCGTTTTCGGCGAATTCACGTCGCAACTGGTTCACGCCGCGCAGCAGCAGAAGATCGGCGATCCCACGCTGCCCGAAACGGAAGTTGGTCCACTGATTCAGGAGCGTGAGCTCGTGCGGGTGCATGACTGGGTGCACGCTGCCGTACGCGGCGGCGCCCGGCTGCTCTGCGGCGGCAAGCCCGTGAACGCGTCGTGCTACGAGTGCACGGTGCTTGCCAATCCCGGACCCGACGCGCAGATCAGTACGGCGGAAATCTTCGGTCCGGTGATCTGCGTCTACGCCTACCAGGATCTTGACGACGCGATTGCCCGCGCAAACTCGCTGCCTTTCGCATTTCAAGCGGCCGTGTTCACGCGCAGCATCGACACGGCATTGCGCTGTCACGCGCGGCTGAACGCCTCGGCGGTGATGGTCAACGATCATACCGCGTTTCGCACGGATTGGATGCCGTTCGCCGGATTGCGCGAATCGGGCCTCGGCATCGGCGGCATTCCCTATTCCATCCGCGACATGCAGATCGAAAAGCTGCTGGTAATCAAATCCGCGGAGACCCGAGCATGA
- a CDS encoding T9SS type A sorting domain-containing protein, which produces MKSIWTAGIILAMTVALYAVPTNTGYSGSPGRGTCASTCHGSAGGTVQISGFPAEYVPDSTYLITIQRMSGLAIKNFNASCRIGTGTQNAGQLSGGSHTSTYSVAGETNGIHLSQFDQVSATFNWQAPAAGTGTVRLYVGAHQGLQPGPNTTIVAIAAELVVPQPPEAASDPQPASGAIDQLLSGIELSWQPGARAETHDIYFGVAGDSLELLVENHSGFTVFAPDPLAPGATYLWRVDSRNDAGTTTGETWSFATGVLPNASGNPVPDDGAIEIPLNAVLSWSVADGAESYNVCFGTTNPPAPLAQGLTDTSYDLTGVIDFATTYFWEIAAVNAIGTTPGPIWSFVTTANAANDRGPVVPTELSLGPVYPNPFNAETTIPFVLPHAGQVRLEMFDMLGRRVAVLANTNFPAGSHALRWSSASVSTGVYLLKLTSGGQELTARVIAVK; this is translated from the coding sequence ATGAAGTCAATCTGGACTGCGGGCATTATCCTGGCGATGACAGTCGCTCTGTATGCCGTACCGACCAATACCGGTTACTCCGGATCACCGGGCCGTGGGACCTGCGCTTCAACCTGCCATGGTTCCGCCGGAGGGACGGTGCAAATCAGCGGATTCCCCGCGGAGTATGTGCCGGATTCCACGTACCTGATTACGATTCAGCGGATGTCGGGACTGGCGATCAAGAATTTCAATGCATCCTGCCGCATCGGAACCGGTACGCAGAACGCCGGGCAGCTCTCCGGCGGGTCGCATACTTCGACCTACAGTGTCGCGGGCGAGACGAACGGCATTCATCTCTCGCAGTTTGATCAGGTGTCGGCGACGTTCAACTGGCAGGCTCCCGCTGCCGGAACGGGTACCGTCCGCCTGTATGTCGGCGCGCACCAAGGCTTGCAACCGGGCCCCAACACCACGATAGTCGCGATCGCCGCGGAACTGGTTGTGCCGCAGCCGCCCGAGGCCGCGTCGGATCCGCAACCTGCCAGCGGCGCCATAGACCAGTTGCTATCCGGGATTGAATTGTCTTGGCAGCCCGGCGCGCGAGCGGAGACTCACGACATCTATTTTGGAGTTGCTGGGGACTCCCTGGAATTACTCGTGGAGAATCATTCGGGCTTCACCGTATTCGCGCCGGATCCGTTGGCGCCGGGTGCGACGTATTTGTGGCGGGTGGATTCGCGCAACGATGCGGGGACGACCACAGGTGAAACCTGGAGTTTTGCCACGGGTGTGTTGCCGAATGCGAGCGGAAATCCGGTGCCGGACGACGGCGCGATCGAAATCCCGCTGAACGCGGTGCTGTCGTGGTCCGTGGCGGATGGCGCTGAATCGTACAATGTGTGTTTCGGTACGACGAATCCGCCGGCACCGTTAGCGCAGGGGTTGACCGATACTTCGTACGATCTCACCGGCGTGATCGACTTTGCGACGACCTACTTCTGGGAAATCGCCGCGGTCAATGCGATCGGCACGACACCGGGACCGATTTGGAGCTTCGTGACGACGGCGAATGCCGCGAACGATCGCGGCCCGGTCGTACCGACGGAACTGTCGTTGGGGCCGGTCTATCCGAACCCCTTCAATGCCGAGACGACGATTCCGTTTGTCTTGCCGCACGCGGGTCAGGTGCGGCTCGAAATGTTTGACATGCTGGGCCGCCGTGTGGCCGTGCTCGCGAACACGAACTTCCCGGCCGGTTCGCACGCGCTGCGCTGGAGTTCAGCGAGCGTGAGCACGGGTGTGTATCTGCTGAAGCTCACGAGCGGCGGGCAGGAACTGACGGCACGAGTGATTGCCGTGAAGTAA
- a CDS encoding cupredoxin domain-containing protein, producing the protein MILIFLFFRKRNNKSDQNTPIQRVEVKLSGTFHPAETRIQVNRPTQLLIHRFETEPEHELFEIEELNLYELLPAKHTTIIAFTAEKRGSFGMVVAGEREAGRLIVE; encoded by the coding sequence ATGATACTGATATTTCTCTTCTTTCGCAAGAGGAATAACAAATCAGACCAAAACACTCCGATTCAACGAGTGGAGGTCAAACTCAGCGGCACTTTCCACCCGGCGGAGACGCGGATTCAGGTTAATCGACCCACGCAACTGCTGATTCACCGCTTTGAAACCGAACCGGAGCACGAGCTGTTCGAAATCGAGGAGCTGAATCTGTATGAATTGCTTCCGGCGAAGCACACGACAATTATAGCATTTACAGCGGAGAAGCGGGGAAGCTTTGGGATGGTAGTGGCCGGCGAGCGGGAGGCGGGGCGACTGATCGTCGAATGA
- a CDS encoding thioredoxin family protein, with protein MLTGVLRTFAAGPEPGAVAPAFSLKNVDEKTVSLTDLAEAKAVVVVFTCNHCPFSQAYEPRLIQLQQDYADKGVKFILINPNDPKKQPEDSFEKMQKRATDKKYPFPYLYDSTQQIAKAYGANRTPEAYLLFPPEMTVQYRGRIDDNTEPGQVKKRDLKDALDLLLAGSPDQITTRVTKAFGCTIKWKE; from the coding sequence ATGCTTACCGGAGTCCTGCGGACCTTTGCGGCCGGGCCGGAACCGGGGGCTGTGGCACCCGCTTTCTCACTGAAAAACGTTGACGAGAAGACGGTGTCGCTAACCGACTTGGCCGAGGCCAAGGCGGTGGTCGTGGTCTTTACCTGCAATCATTGTCCGTTCTCGCAGGCCTACGAACCGCGACTGATCCAGTTGCAGCAGGACTATGCGGACAAGGGCGTGAAGTTCATTCTGATCAATCCGAATGATCCGAAGAAGCAGCCCGAGGACAGCTTTGAGAAGATGCAGAAGCGGGCCACGGACAAGAAATACCCGTTCCCGTACTTGTACGACTCGACGCAGCAGATCGCGAAGGCCTACGGAGCGAATCGAACGCCCGAAGCCTATCTGCTATTCCCACCGGAGATGACGGTGCAGTACCGGGGCCGGATCGACGATAACACGGAGCCGGGTCAGGTGAAGAAGCGCGACCTGAAAGACGCGCTCGATCTGCTGTTGGCCGGGTCGCCCGATCAGATTACGACACGTGTGACCAAGGCGTTTGGTTGTACGATCAAGTGGAAGGAATGA
- a CDS encoding SUMF1/EgtB/PvdO family nonheme iron enzyme, with amino-acid sequence MKLASGFMALLVFGSIAFANVAPVVSNVTAVQQPLPSQLVQISYDVSDADNDTMTVSLQISSDGGSTWTVPVNTVSGNIGDSVLSGVNYQIIWDAGADYPMQVGTQYQVKAIADDHQVLVGTVPVPAGPYSMGATYQDESQPIHTVNLPLFYMDIYEVTNTQYKAFCDATSRAYPPDPGFYVPDYFTNQAYSTYPVVNVEWYDAVAYATWAGKRLPTEAEWERAAKGSVDNRQWPWGDTWVAANANIEGNLADGYTYTSPAGNYPNGISPAGCYDMAGNVWEWCEDDYHLSYNGAPTDGSAWINDPRGSYRVIRGFSWNGPNTLARCACRYENNPADRDWAIGFRCASSQTAVGFGVSPLFSLDTRPINPPPCTNLAGSLVSSNVVLTWADPIQDTLSRPFTINFVEVWLGAVETGTLLATVNPGVQTLTHHKNENGCSYCVRALAGEYYGAAVCVETQELCDTTGLHRNMALECGTGYGIGQVGGSPPALAVDNSLSSAWYTESTTGRLVVALRTLCALDSLVLHVATYPDGSARHVVSISSDSSQWQTLLDTTAFWTDSQRLVIPASPLDTVKYISLYTPSSVSFVAWYEVEAYGRPLQCRAMLNVEPPAIGFGTINCDNPSVQYVQLVNLSAVPVPILNLINSDPHFVPEIALIGSWIAPYSSGSLTIQFQPLLEGAFQDTLYVVSRLFGPDTLRIPMSAAVLCQATLNTVPSSLDFGTIGCDSSAARYVQIDNTSEFPAPILGLYNSNADFHLDTSPIGSWIAPHSSAGLTVQVQPVSEGYLWDTLRIVSRLSGSDTLLIPITATVPVFPTVPESLVVRRGTGTHINLCWAPVTHSICENALTISQYKVFAASSPNGPFAQIGTSVTNSYVHPFVLNAHPIYFYRVTAWVDTPVPEGMVLVPAGPFTMGADYQPPTSLPVHTVNVPAFYIDVYEVTNAQYKAFCDATSRTYPDDAGFIGMLNYFTNPVYANYPVTMVYWEDAVSYATWAGKRLPTEAEWERAAKGTDNRLYPWGDTFVAANANLGLSNPDGFDYPSPVGSYPVGVSPAGCLDMAGNVAEWCEDDWHDDYTGAPTNGGPWIDDPRSWYRVFRGGSWALGYSWARCAFRSPTVAERFSHGGFRCAKTP; translated from the coding sequence ATGAAGCTCGCGTCAGGATTCATGGCATTGCTGGTGTTTGGCAGCATCGCGTTTGCCAATGTAGCTCCCGTTGTCAGCAACGTTACCGCCGTTCAACAGCCGTTGCCGTCGCAGCTCGTGCAGATCAGCTACGACGTGTCCGATGCTGACAATGACACGATGACTGTCTCATTGCAGATCTCGTCGGATGGCGGCTCCACATGGACTGTGCCCGTGAACACCGTGAGCGGAAACATCGGTGACAGCGTTCTGTCCGGTGTGAACTACCAGATTATTTGGGATGCGGGTGCGGATTATCCGATGCAAGTCGGAACGCAGTATCAGGTGAAGGCGATTGCCGATGATCATCAGGTTCTTGTAGGGACGGTTCCGGTTCCGGCTGGTCCGTATTCTATGGGGGCTACCTATCAGGACGAATCCCAGCCAATCCACACGGTGAATTTACCGCTGTTCTATATGGACATCTATGAAGTGACCAACACTCAGTACAAAGCCTTCTGTGATGCCACAAGTCGCGCCTATCCACCCGATCCGGGATTCTACGTGCCTGACTACTTTACCAATCAGGCCTACTCCACCTATCCCGTCGTCAATGTTGAATGGTACGATGCTGTGGCTTACGCGACTTGGGCGGGAAAGCGTTTGCCTACGGAGGCGGAATGGGAGCGGGCGGCCAAGGGGAGCGTAGACAATCGCCAGTGGCCGTGGGGGGATACCTGGGTCGCGGCCAATGCCAACATTGAGGGCAATCTTGCCGACGGCTACACTTATACTTCACCCGCAGGTAATTACCCGAACGGCATCAGTCCAGCGGGGTGTTATGACATGGCGGGGAACGTGTGGGAGTGGTGTGAAGACGATTATCACTTGAGTTACAACGGTGCACCCACTGATGGCAGCGCATGGATAAACGACCCGCGCGGCTCCTACCGTGTTATTCGGGGCTTCTCGTGGAACGGGCCCAACACGCTCGCACGGTGCGCCTGTCGCTACGAGAACAACCCGGCGGATCGCGACTGGGCCATCGGATTCCGTTGCGCCAGCTCGCAAACAGCGGTTGGCTTTGGCGTCAGCCCGTTGTTTAGTTTGGACACAAGACCAATTAATCCGCCACCCTGTACAAATCTGGCGGGCAGCCTCGTTTCTTCCAATGTAGTGCTGACGTGGGCCGACCCAATACAAGATACACTTAGTCGCCCGTTCACGATAAACTTCGTGGAAGTTTGGCTGGGGGCGGTTGAGACTGGAACATTGCTTGCCACGGTCAACCCCGGCGTGCAGACCTTGACGCATCACAAGAACGAAAACGGTTGCAGTTACTGCGTTCGCGCACTGGCCGGGGAATACTACGGGGCTGCGGTATGCGTCGAGACGCAGGAACTCTGCGATACGACAGGACTCCATCGCAACATGGCGCTGGAATGCGGTACTGGCTACGGGATTGGGCAAGTGGGCGGATCACCGCCTGCGCTCGCCGTGGACAACAGCTTGTCCAGCGCGTGGTACACGGAAAGCACGACGGGAAGACTGGTGGTAGCACTGCGGACCTTGTGCGCCTTGGACAGTCTGGTGCTTCACGTCGCCACCTATCCCGACGGCAGCGCCCGGCACGTCGTCTCGATTTCGTCCGACTCCTCGCAATGGCAGACGCTATTAGATACCACGGCGTTCTGGACCGACAGTCAGCGCCTCGTGATTCCCGCGAGTCCGCTGGATACAGTGAAGTACATCTCGCTCTACACGCCCTCGTCCGTGTCCTTCGTTGCATGGTATGAGGTTGAGGCGTATGGACGGCCCTTGCAATGCCGCGCGATGCTTAATGTCGAGCCCCCAGCTATTGGTTTCGGGACGATCAACTGCGATAACCCCTCTGTGCAATACGTCCAACTAGTTAACCTATCTGCGGTCCCGGTGCCCATTCTCAACCTGATCAATTCAGATCCTCATTTTGTTCCTGAAATAGCGCTGATTGGCAGTTGGATCGCACCCTATTCCAGTGGTTCTTTGACCATACAATTTCAGCCATTATTGGAGGGAGCCTTTCAGGATACGTTGTATGTTGTTTCCCGGCTGTTCGGACCGGATACCTTGCGGATTCCCATGTCAGCAGCTGTGCTCTGCCAAGCGACGCTCAACACAGTACCCTCATCTCTCGATTTCGGAACGATCGGTTGCGATAGTTCGGCAGCGCGATATGTTCAAATAGACAATACATCAGAGTTCCCTGCGCCCATTCTTGGCCTGTACAATTCCAATGCCGATTTTCATCTCGACACGTCGCCAATTGGCAGTTGGATCGCACCCCATTCCAGCGCTGGCCTAACGGTGCAAGTCCAGCCGGTGTCGGAAGGATACTTGTGGGATACGCTACGGATCGTCTCCCGACTTTCCGGATCAGATACATTGCTGATTCCGATAACGGCCACTGTGCCTGTGTTCCCGACCGTTCCTGAGAGTCTGGTCGTAAGGCGGGGGACCGGGACCCATATCAACTTATGCTGGGCACCCGTTACGCATTCCATCTGCGAAAACGCTTTGACAATTTCGCAGTACAAGGTCTTTGCTGCGTCCAGTCCGAACGGACCATTCGCGCAGATTGGCACATCGGTGACGAACAGTTATGTGCATCCATTTGTCCTGAACGCACATCCCATCTACTTCTATCGGGTGACAGCATGGGTGGATACCCCCGTGCCCGAAGGAATGGTTCTGGTTCCGGCGGGGCCGTTCACCATGGGAGCTGACTATCAGCCACCGACTTCGCTACCCGTTCACACTGTGAATGTCCCGGCGTTCTACATCGACGTCTATGAAGTGACGAATGCGCAGTACAAGGCGTTTTGTGATGCGACAAGTCGCACTTATCCGGATGATGCCGGATTCATTGGTATGCTCAATTACTTCACGAATCCTGTCTATGCGAATTACCCCGTAACAATGGTCTATTGGGAGGATGCCGTCAGCTACGCAACATGGGCAGGAAAGCGTCTGCCCACAGAAGCGGAATGGGAACGGGCCGCGAAGGGGACAGACAATCGCCTGTATCCGTGGGGAGATACATTTGTAGCGGCCAATGCAAATCTTGGTCTTAGCAATCCAGACGGCTTCGACTACCCCTCACCGGTGGGCAGCTATCCCGTTGGAGTTAGCCCCGCTGGATGTCTTGACATGGCAGGTAACGTTGCGGAGTGGTGTGAAGATGACTGGCACGATGACTACACTGGTGCACCCACCAATGGCGGCCCTTGGATTGACGATCCGCGAAGCTGGTATCGTGTCTTTCGGGGCGGTTCGTGGGCTCTTGGGTACTCGTGGGCGCGGTGTGCCTTTCGTTCACCCACTGTGGCTGAACGATTCAGCCACGGCGGCTTCCGTTGCGCGAAAACTCCGTAG